The nucleotide sequence AACGGCCAAAATTTAGCCGCTCCTATGTTGTATTTTTATACTATTACTTCTCCTGTCAAATCATCATATTTTACTTCACCGAATACATCAGCAGACTTCTTAGGAGCACCACCTAAAGGTGTCCCGTCAGCTACTTTTTGAACATTACTGAAACTTACGCTTATTCCTTTTTTCCCACTATTAAAGTATGGGAAAAAATTTATCAGTACTCTTGCATACATACCTGAATAAATTTCTGACTGATCCAGTATAGGATTAAGCTGTCCGTCCACTACATCAGGTTTGTATGATGCACTTGCTTTTACGTTAAGAATATAATGTCCTTTACATTCAGGACCATACTCTGTACCAGCTACAGGTTTTATTCCGTCTCCGTCATGATACGGTGCGGAAATATTAGGCGGCATTGTCCCACCCCATTTTTTCCCTAGACCTTCTCTTTTAGCTTCTTCTATTGCCTCTCTTATTTTTGCCATTGTTGCTGTATCCGATTTTGGAATTAATAACTGACAGCTGTAATTTATCTTAGTTGGATCATTCTTATCTGCCTTTGGTGTAAATAACACCGGAAAATTCAATCTTACTTTACCTGTCACTACTTCTGTTTTCTTTAAATTCATATCATATCTCTCCTTATATATTATTTTTACCGAATACATCTTCGGCTTTTCTTTTAGTTATTGCTTCTCTTTTATCACTTTCAGGAACTAATGTAGGTTTTCCCGGAATAGTTTCTATCATATCCCCTACCCATTCCTTAAAATCCTTTTTACCTATAACCGTCTCCATTTGAGGCACTGTTAACATTTTTCTTTCAAACAGTAATTCTTCCTGTATCCCATGCTCTTTCAATTTTCCTACAGCCACATCAGTATCTGTGAACTTTCTTCCTGCTGATCTGCCTTGTACAATCTTCCAGCCCTTTACTTCCTCACCTTTTTCAATAGCAGAGTATATTTCAGCTTTTAATTCTCCAAGCCATTTATCAAGTTCTGCTCCTCTTTGCAATGCTTCTGCTTTCTCGTCATTAGTAAGTAACGACCCTTTTTCTTTCAGTTCCTCCAAAGCAAAGTAATTTTCTGCTCTTGCTCTGCAACTGCCTTTTACTTTACAAAATTTACAATGTTCCCCTGGATTAAATTCTCCCTCACCTGCAAATGCTCTTTGTGCATTAGGTTTTATTACAGTTTCAGCCCAATTCAGAAGGTCTTCTGTTTTCATACTAAATACTGATATGTTTTCCAACCTTGGTTGCACAATATGCATTTCTATATGCTTAATATCATAAAATAAAGAATATTCAAGATATGCTCCTAATGCATATAACATCAATTGAGGATTATCTTCCGCATACACCGGCACACCTTTCCCATATTTCAAATCTAATATGTATAGCCGGTCACCGCTTATAATAATAGTATCCGCTGTACCGAATGCCTCAGGCACATAACCCTCAAAACTTACTTTCTTTTCTATTTCTATATATGGGCTGGTACTAAATGACATTGCTATTGCTTTTATATGATCCACGTATTCATCTGTATAACTGTCAATTTCATTTTGCCAAAGTCTGTGTTTTTTTAATTTATTGTATTCTGTTGTATAAGTTTTTTTTGCCATGCCTGTTTCTATAAAATATTTTCTTAGTTTCAGCTCAGCAAGAGCATGAGCCAGTGTCCCCTCTTCTGCATATTCAGATGTTGTATTTTCCACAGTTTCCTCTAATCTTGCAGAAGGATTACAGTTCATCCACCTGCTAGCCCCGCTTGCACTAAGTATTGCATGGGACATTATATATTCGCCCCCATTTCCCGCAAGTCTGCTGCAAACTCTCCGTACCTTTCCTCCGAGATATTCATTAAGCCCTCTACTCCATATTTTTCTTTTACAAGATTTTGTAATTGCTCTCTTTTATCGGCTCCTAATCTTGCAAATTCAGCTGATGCCTTTGATAACTCATCTCTTGTATAAACTCTTGTCGCTGTTTCAGGTTGGGGTGTTGGTTCAGGTGACGGTTCAACGGGTTCAGCAACCGGTGTTGTTTCTTCCTGTACTTTAGTCTCCAGCACACTCGGCTCTTGAGTTGTCTCAGCTACAGGATTACTATCAGGCACAAACTCTGTATTTTCCTGTGCTACATCACCTATATTTTTAATACCTGCTAATGCCCCTGCCAGTCTATCTATGCACTCTATGGTCTTTTTATCCATACTAAATGTCATTTTAAAATCCAT is from Sebaldella sp. S0638 and encodes:
- a CDS encoding DUF2815 family protein; translation: MNLKKTEVVTGKVRLNFPVLFTPKADKNDPTKINYSCQLLIPKSDTATMAKIREAIEEAKREGLGKKWGGTMPPNISAPYHDGDGIKPVAGTEYGPECKGHYILNVKASASYKPDVVDGQLNPILDQSEIYSGMYARVLINFFPYFNSGKKGISVSFSNVQKVADGTPLGGAPKKSADVFGEVKYDDLTGEVIV
- a CDS encoding DUF2800 domain-containing protein, which produces MSHAILSASGASRWMNCNPSARLEETVENTTSEYAEEGTLAHALAELKLRKYFIETGMAKKTYTTEYNKLKKHRLWQNEIDSYTDEYVDHIKAIAMSFSTSPYIEIEKKVSFEGYVPEAFGTADTIIISGDRLYILDLKYGKGVPVYAEDNPQLMLYALGAYLEYSLFYDIKHIEMHIVQPRLENISVFSMKTEDLLNWAETVIKPNAQRAFAGEGEFNPGEHCKFCKVKGSCRARAENYFALEELKEKGSLLTNDEKAEALQRGAELDKWLGELKAEIYSAIEKGEEVKGWKIVQGRSAGRKFTDTDVAVGKLKEHGIQEELLFERKMLTVPQMETVIGKKDFKEWVGDMIETIPGKPTLVPESDKREAITKRKAEDVFGKNNI